One Thioclava electrotropha DNA segment encodes these proteins:
- a CDS encoding glycosyltransferase, with translation MPLALVRMPTYRRPDLLRRAIGTLQAQTFEDWVCEVRDDCPDASGRAMVEEIGDPRVHYVQNRPQKFMTRNLDDCFLKENPYKADYFCMLEDDNQVFPDYLARGHEICTQQGVNLCMLSQVIEHESRTPNAYLGDKGIFDDVYDERTYTPEEVHLAIFGSIGVSNGALFWSRNMKGSLAVKVDTIPTLEEYLRTALISEPVYVCRERLAAWAENETSTTRNLGLDKGWLRRELDLKASITRLQRAIWGRTSPEAKDAFLAGEVLRIPRSARIEALQKAGIAANGVPGNFQPKAILKRNAVRFVGRAHSSVDATLPRVSN, from the coding sequence ATGCCGTTAGCGCTCGTGCGTATGCCGACCTATCGGCGCCCCGACCTGTTGCGGCGTGCCATAGGCACGCTTCAGGCGCAGACCTTCGAGGACTGGGTCTGTGAGGTGCGCGACGACTGCCCCGATGCGAGCGGCCGCGCGATGGTCGAAGAGATTGGCGATCCGCGGGTTCACTATGTGCAGAACCGCCCGCAGAAATTCATGACGCGCAATCTCGATGACTGCTTTCTCAAGGAGAACCCCTACAAGGCCGATTACTTCTGCATGTTGGAAGACGATAACCAGGTCTTCCCGGACTACCTTGCGCGCGGGCACGAGATTTGCACCCAGCAGGGGGTGAACCTCTGCATGCTGAGCCAGGTCATCGAGCACGAAAGCCGGACGCCAAACGCCTATCTCGGCGACAAGGGCATCTTCGATGATGTCTATGACGAGCGCACTTACACGCCCGAAGAGGTCCATCTGGCGATCTTCGGATCGATCGGCGTGTCGAATGGTGCGCTGTTCTGGTCGCGAAATATGAAGGGCAGTCTGGCGGTGAAGGTCGATACGATCCCGACGCTGGAGGAATATCTGCGCACGGCTCTGATCTCCGAACCTGTCTATGTCTGTCGCGAACGGCTGGCCGCGTGGGCAGAGAACGAGACATCGACCACTCGCAATCTGGGCCTCGACAAAGGGTGGCTGCGTCGCGAGCTTGATCTCAAGGCGTCAATCACGCGGCTTCAACGGGCGATCTGGGGCCGAACCTCGCCAGAGGCGAAGGACGCATTTCTGGCTGGCGAGGTTCTGCGGATACCGCGTTCGGCACGGATCGAGGCGCTCCAGAAGGCGGGGATTGCGGCGAATGGCGTGCCGGGAAATTTCCAGCCGAAGGCGATCCTGAAGCGGAATGCCGTGCGCTTTGTCGGCCGCGCTCATTCCTCTGTAGATGCCACTTTGCCGAGAGTAAGTAACTGA
- a CDS encoding glycosyl transferase: protein MAQRALSVLKALPGLDKQFPTLKETDVIIARNLEMLALGAYLKRRAPAVRLVYELLDVHRLLSGNGPTSKAIRTIEAAALKSASGLLYSSEGFKRGHPQPFEKLAPHLCLIENKPLALGPARLRTRTRPLAGPLQIGWNGILRCRWSLDTLDELTRNAPGHFRIKLRGRPALDQLPDFHERVAANPDLEFGGPYTAPDDLDEIYDAVDLAWLIDRYEAGENSDWLLPNRLYEGCLHGAVPVVLSGTEVARRTETLGIGVQVAEPSSASVAQALTDLSNADLQTLRQAVATKPRSTWEAGHAECRALVSWLADLPTLGAPRSDATHLREAQS from the coding sequence ATGGCCCAGCGCGCGCTCTCGGTGCTCAAGGCCCTCCCCGGTCTCGACAAGCAGTTTCCGACGCTCAAGGAGACAGATGTCATCATCGCTCGCAATCTAGAAATGCTCGCGCTCGGGGCGTATCTCAAGCGACGCGCACCGGCGGTACGCCTCGTCTACGAACTGCTCGACGTGCATCGCCTGTTGTCGGGGAACGGTCCGACGTCCAAGGCAATCCGAACGATTGAAGCGGCAGCGCTCAAATCCGCCTCGGGCCTTCTGTATTCCTCGGAAGGGTTCAAGCGCGGCCACCCTCAGCCGTTCGAGAAGCTCGCGCCGCATCTGTGCCTGATTGAAAACAAGCCGCTCGCGCTTGGTCCGGCACGGCTTCGCACGCGCACGCGTCCTCTGGCGGGGCCGTTGCAGATCGGCTGGAATGGAATTCTCCGCTGCCGCTGGTCGCTGGACACGCTCGACGAACTCACCCGCAACGCACCGGGACATTTCCGGATCAAGTTGCGCGGACGTCCGGCGCTCGATCAACTCCCGGATTTCCATGAGCGCGTCGCCGCAAATCCTGATCTCGAATTTGGCGGCCCCTATACTGCGCCCGATGATCTTGATGAGATTTACGACGCGGTCGATCTTGCCTGGCTGATCGACCGCTACGAGGCCGGAGAGAATTCGGACTGGCTGCTGCCAAATCGCCTTTACGAAGGCTGCCTGCATGGTGCGGTCCCGGTGGTTCTGTCGGGAACCGAGGTCGCACGACGTACCGAAACTCTCGGCATCGGGGTTCAGGTGGCAGAACCGTCGAGCGCGTCGGTCGCGCAAGCCCTTACCGACCTGAGCAATGCGGATCTCCAGACGCTTCGGCAAGCGGTCGCTACGAAGCCGAGGTCAACTTGGGAGGCGGGTCACGCAGAATGCCGTGCGCTCGTGTCCTGGTTGGCGGATCTTCCCACGCTTGGCGCGCCTCGCAGCGACGCCACGCATCTGCGGGAGGCACAATCTTGA
- the cysK gene encoding cysteine synthase A, whose amino-acid sequence MARIYEDNSLSIGNTPLVRLNRMTEGAGATVLAKIEGRNPAWSVKCRVGANMIWDAEERGVLGPGKEIVEPTSGNTGIALAFVAASRGIPITLTMPDTMSIERRKLLLAYGAKLVLTEGAQGMKGAIAKAEEIAASDPDRYVLLQQFNNPANPEIHEKTTGPEIFEDTDGVVDIFVAGVGTGGTITGVSRYLKKEKGLPVISVAVEPEASPVLTQARAGEALQPGPHKIQGIGAGFVPKVLDMDLVDRIEQVSNDEAIETARRLAREEGILAGISCGAAAAAALRLAREPENAGKTIVVVLPDSGERYLSSALFEGMFDEA is encoded by the coding sequence ATGGCACGGATCTACGAAGACAATTCTCTCAGCATCGGAAACACGCCGCTGGTGCGGCTCAACCGCATGACCGAGGGGGCGGGCGCGACCGTTCTGGCCAAGATCGAGGGGCGCAACCCGGCGTGGTCGGTGAAATGCCGTGTCGGTGCGAACATGATCTGGGATGCCGAGGAACGCGGCGTGCTCGGTCCCGGCAAGGAGATCGTCGAGCCGACCTCGGGCAACACGGGGATCGCGCTGGCCTTCGTCGCCGCGTCTCGCGGCATCCCGATCACGCTGACCATGCCCGACACGATGAGCATCGAACGGCGCAAGCTGCTTCTGGCTTATGGCGCGAAGCTCGTGCTGACCGAAGGCGCGCAGGGCATGAAGGGGGCGATTGCCAAGGCCGAGGAGATCGCGGCCTCCGATCCCGATCGCTACGTGCTGCTGCAGCAGTTCAACAACCCGGCGAACCCCGAGATTCACGAGAAGACCACGGGTCCGGAAATCTTCGAGGATACCGATGGCGTGGTCGATATCTTCGTCGCGGGCGTCGGCACGGGCGGCACGATCACTGGCGTTTCGCGCTATCTGAAAAAGGAAAAGGGTCTGCCGGTGATCTCGGTCGCGGTGGAGCCCGAGGCCAGCCCCGTTCTCACGCAGGCCCGCGCGGGCGAGGCGCTGCAGCCCGGCCCGCACAAGATCCAGGGCATCGGGGCGGGCTTCGTGCCGAAAGTGCTCGACATGGATCTCGTGGACCGGATCGAGCAGGTCAGCAATGACGAGGCGATCGAGACGGCCCGGCGGCTGGCGCGCGAAGAGGGCATCTTGGCCGGGATCTCCTGCGGCGCGGCTGCGGCTGCGGCCTTGCGCCTCGCGCGCGAACCGGAGAACGCGGGCAAGACCATCGTCGTCGTGCTGCCGGATTCGGGCGAGCGTTACCTGTCTTCGGCGCTGTTCGAAGGGATGTTCGACGAAGCGTGA
- a CDS encoding NADH-quinone oxidoreductase subunit B family protein: MKVLWLQAAGCGGCTMSLLCAESPNVFDTLGGAGIEFLWHPTVSLETGAEVRAIFEAVESGEIALDVLAVEGSIARGPRGTGKFQMVSGTGRSMLDWVESLAPKARHVVAVGTCATYGGVTSAGGNPSDAVGVQYDGALPGGALPVEFRSISGLPVINVAGCPTHPDWVTETLLLLNEGALGAEDLDAFGRPLFYAKHLVHHGCSKNEFYEYKASAVELSDIGCMMENLGCIGTQAVGDCNIRPWNGDGSCTSGGYPCINCTAPEFEEPRHSFTETPKIAGIPVGLPTDMPKAWFMALASLSKAATPERIAKNAVADRVEVTPTIRKPKGRR, from the coding sequence ATGAAGGTTCTCTGGCTGCAAGCGGCAGGCTGCGGCGGCTGCACCATGTCGCTCCTTTGTGCGGAATCCCCGAATGTCTTCGACACGCTGGGCGGGGCGGGGATCGAGTTCCTCTGGCACCCGACCGTCAGCCTCGAGACCGGGGCGGAGGTGCGCGCGATTTTCGAGGCGGTCGAGAGCGGCGAGATCGCGCTGGACGTGCTGGCCGTCGAGGGCTCCATCGCCCGCGGGCCGCGTGGGACGGGCAAGTTCCAGATGGTGTCCGGCACCGGGCGCTCGATGCTCGACTGGGTGGAGAGCCTCGCGCCGAAAGCCCGCCATGTGGTCGCGGTAGGCACCTGCGCGACCTATGGCGGCGTGACCTCGGCGGGCGGCAACCCCTCCGATGCAGTAGGCGTACAATATGACGGCGCGCTGCCGGGCGGAGCGCTGCCGGTTGAATTCCGCTCGATCTCGGGGCTACCGGTGATCAACGTGGCAGGCTGCCCGACCCATCCCGACTGGGTGACCGAGACGCTTTTGCTGCTGAATGAAGGCGCGCTCGGGGCGGAAGACCTCGACGCTTTCGGGCGGCCGCTGTTCTACGCCAAGCACCTCGTCCATCACGGTTGCTCGAAAAACGAGTTCTACGAATACAAGGCCTCGGCGGTGGAGCTGTCCGATATCGGTTGCATGATGGAGAACTTGGGCTGCATCGGCACGCAGGCCGTGGGCGATTGTAACATCCGGCCGTGGAACGGCGACGGGTCATGCACCTCGGGCGGATACCCCTGCATCAACTGCACTGCGCCTGAGTTCGAGGAACCGCGCCATTCCTTCACCGAGACGCCGAAGATCGCAGGCATCCCGGTGGGCCTTCCGACCGATATGCCCAAAGCGTGGTTCATGGCGCTCGCCTCGCTGTCGAAAGCGGCGACGCCCGAGCGGATCGCGAAGAACGCGGTCGCCGACCGGGTCGAGGTGACGCCGACGATCCGCAAGCCGAAAGGACGCAGATGA
- a CDS encoding serine hydrolase domain-containing protein, with product MRGWKAVLAGIGGLVVVAVLYAVIVPPELLRVGAGYSAKITCSAEALQGRDPDEVLETDVQAPGNPLLRAFWVSTDRRAGRVRAAFAGIIAPTTAEERVGLGCATYPDGNLADAGDQSAPPAPGPSKSAALWPTGSKTDLTGQGRFDAVLRDDALTGPGMRAVVVIKDGKLVAERYGDGFDAATPLLGWSMTKTVTAALVGTAIEAGKLRMDQSDLLPEWQGDDRAKITVAQLMSMSSGLRFNEDYGDVSDVTRMLYLEPDMAQFAASQPLDHPPGTHFSYSSGTAVLLSRIWQNAVGDTSTALAWPRRKLFDPLGMSSATLETDASGTFVGSSYLYATARDWARFGQFLLQDGKWDGRQLLPAEFVQRMHAPAPTDGVYGQGMTWLAGPSDQQKAGDDARFGLPADTYWLEGHDGQTVTVIPSADMVVVRMGLTPSDLNYRPQKLVAALLDAAKATAHASSNIPSNSAEDR from the coding sequence ATGCGGGGATGGAAAGCGGTGCTTGCCGGGATCGGCGGGCTTGTCGTGGTGGCGGTGCTCTACGCGGTGATCGTGCCGCCGGAGCTGCTGCGCGTGGGCGCTGGCTATAGCGCGAAGATCACCTGCTCGGCGGAAGCGCTGCAAGGCCGTGACCCCGACGAAGTTCTCGAAACCGATGTGCAGGCGCCGGGCAACCCATTGCTGCGCGCCTTCTGGGTCAGCACCGACCGCCGGGCAGGCCGGGTCCGGGCCGCCTTCGCCGGGATCATCGCGCCCACCACCGCCGAGGAGCGCGTGGGCCTCGGCTGCGCGACCTACCCCGATGGCAATCTGGCCGACGCCGGCGATCAAAGCGCCCCGCCCGCGCCGGGGCCCAGCAAAAGCGCCGCCCTCTGGCCCACCGGGTCGAAAACCGACCTGACCGGGCAAGGCCGCTTCGATGCGGTTTTGCGCGACGATGCACTGACCGGGCCGGGGATGCGCGCGGTGGTGGTGATCAAGGATGGCAAGCTGGTCGCCGAACGCTACGGCGATGGCTTCGATGCCGCGACGCCGCTTCTGGGCTGGTCGATGACGAAGACCGTCACTGCGGCCCTTGTCGGCACCGCGATCGAGGCGGGCAAGCTGCGGATGGACCAAAGCGACCTGCTGCCCGAATGGCAGGGCGACGACCGTGCGAAGATCACCGTCGCGCAGCTGATGTCGATGTCGAGCGGGCTGCGCTTCAACGAGGATTACGGCGACGTCTCTGACGTGACGCGGATGCTCTATCTCGAGCCGGACATGGCGCAATTCGCAGCCTCGCAGCCGCTCGATCACCCGCCCGGCACCCATTTCAGCTATTCCAGCGGCACCGCCGTGCTGCTGTCACGCATCTGGCAAAATGCGGTGGGCGACACCTCCACCGCGCTCGCCTGGCCGCGCCGCAAGCTGTTCGATCCGCTCGGGATGAGCTCGGCCACGCTCGAGACCGACGCCTCCGGGACCTTCGTGGGCAGCTCCTACCTCTACGCCACCGCGCGGGACTGGGCGCGTTTCGGCCAGTTCCTGCTACAGGATGGCAAATGGGATGGTCGGCAATTGCTGCCCGCCGAATTTGTGCAGCGGATGCATGCACCCGCCCCGACCGACGGAGTCTATGGGCAGGGCATGACATGGCTGGCTGGCCCGAGCGATCAGCAGAAAGCGGGCGATGATGCGCGGTTCGGGCTGCCCGCCGACACCTATTGGCTCGAGGGGCATGACGGGCAGACCGTCACCGTGATCCCCTCGGCCGATATGGTCGTGGTGCGGATGGGACTGACGCCGTCGGACCTGAACTACCGCCCGCAGAAGCTGGTGGCGGCACTGCTGGACGCGGCGAAGGCCACGGCTCACGCTTCGTCGAACATCCCTTCGAACAGCGCCGAAGACAGGTAA
- a CDS encoding glycosyltransferase → MRAWEMPLGRQLSQLRGVARRSYRKLKRKQPYTGFFTAFLNLTESLRRNGYDVRINDFALARRSPDRPIAIAGHQSVWSDVHLPNPTLFGPGWVPYPDRAEAMLAERNYQIVTQPSEWPIRLYTPQVAAKMAPMFVGIDTDRWPLLAENRKQIDCVIYNKIRWNHAAREADTMQPLRAMLERRGLSSVELKYGEHELAEYRSALAKGRALIFVTEHETQGLAYQEAMSSGVPVFAWDEGELVDPLGAKFVPEGLEVSAVPYFDDRCGLRWTRANMEDRFEDFWARLPEYQPREYILDELSLERGARRFLDLFERIA, encoded by the coding sequence ATGCGCGCCTGGGAAATGCCTCTGGGGCGGCAGCTTTCGCAGCTGCGCGGGGTTGCGCGGCGCAGCTACCGCAAATTGAAGCGAAAGCAGCCCTATACCGGGTTCTTCACGGCGTTCCTGAACCTGACGGAAAGTCTTCGGCGAAACGGGTATGACGTTCGGATCAATGATTTCGCGCTCGCCCGTCGGTCACCGGACAGACCGATCGCCATTGCCGGCCATCAGTCCGTCTGGAGCGATGTCCATCTGCCCAATCCGACCCTGTTCGGGCCCGGCTGGGTTCCCTATCCGGACCGCGCCGAGGCGATGCTGGCCGAGCGGAACTATCAGATCGTGACGCAGCCGTCGGAATGGCCGATCCGGCTTTATACACCGCAGGTCGCCGCGAAAATGGCCCCGATGTTCGTCGGGATCGATACGGACCGCTGGCCGCTTCTCGCTGAGAACCGAAAGCAGATCGACTGTGTCATCTACAACAAGATCCGCTGGAACCACGCCGCGCGCGAGGCGGATACGATGCAGCCGCTGCGAGCCATGCTCGAACGTCGCGGCCTGAGTTCAGTCGAGCTAAAATATGGCGAGCACGAGTTGGCAGAGTATCGCAGCGCCTTGGCCAAGGGGCGGGCGTTGATCTTCGTGACCGAGCACGAAACCCAAGGCCTTGCTTATCAGGAGGCGATGTCTTCCGGCGTTCCGGTTTTCGCGTGGGATGAGGGCGAACTCGTCGATCCGCTCGGCGCCAAATTTGTCCCCGAAGGCCTCGAAGTCTCGGCCGTTCCTTATTTTGACGATCGATGCGGGCTGCGGTGGACGCGTGCGAACATGGAGGACCGGTTCGAGGACTTCTGGGCGCGGCTGCCGGAATATCAGCCGCGCGAATACATCCTCGACGAGCTTTCCCTCGAGCGTGGCGCGCGACGCTTTCTGGACCTGTTTGAGAGGATCGCGTGA
- a CDS encoding sensor histidine kinase has product MSRESAPDSQHPLDPTLAGLLRHAPGADEGEGEDVWFDVLSAVDRTYADLVDYQERLEQQNHELEDLRSFLGSILASVSDALIVISRSGEVLETSASVASLTGEPPGAWHGRKLAGMFDARSVEALDRGLAEAANTRKPVTIEAALSGPEGPAPLELSISPRMDERSRIAGYVLTGRPLGELRQAYSELERSHEELKSTQAQLVRNEKLASLGRLLAGVAHELNNPISFVYANTHALERYAGKFEAYFEKVQAGADREALIALREELKLDREIRNLRSAIEGARDGAERVRDIVEDLRRLSAEGSGEMVVFDLVETARVAANWVQRGSKAGVEIAFTGAETLQVRGRQGHIQQVVMNLVQNAIDALSGLEEGTGRIEVDARVMEGRGVLSVGDNGPGVTEELTQAIFDPFFTTKAVGAGTGLGLAISHKIIEEHGGRLRLCPKGSALGGACFSFDLELGEGAE; this is encoded by the coding sequence ATGTCGCGCGAGTCCGCACCCGATAGCCAGCACCCCTTGGACCCGACCTTGGCCGGGCTGTTGCGCCACGCGCCGGGCGCGGATGAGGGGGAGGGCGAAGACGTCTGGTTCGATGTGCTCTCGGCGGTCGACCGGACCTATGCCGATCTGGTGGACTATCAGGAGCGGCTGGAGCAGCAGAACCACGAACTGGAAGATCTGCGCTCTTTCCTCGGGTCGATCCTCGCCTCGGTTTCGGATGCGCTGATCGTGATTTCGCGCTCGGGCGAGGTGCTGGAAACTTCGGCCTCGGTCGCGAGCCTGACGGGCGAGCCGCCCGGCGCGTGGCACGGTCGCAAGCTCGCGGGCATGTTCGACGCGCGCTCGGTGGAGGCCTTGGATCGCGGGTTGGCGGAAGCTGCGAATACCCGCAAACCGGTGACGATCGAAGCGGCGCTGAGCGGGCCGGAAGGCCCCGCGCCGCTCGAGCTGTCGATCAGTCCGCGCATGGACGAACGCTCTCGCATCGCGGGCTATGTGCTGACCGGCCGACCCTTGGGCGAATTGCGCCAAGCCTATTCCGAGCTGGAGCGCAGCCACGAAGAACTGAAATCGACGCAGGCGCAGCTGGTGCGCAACGAGAAGCTGGCCTCGCTGGGCCGTCTGCTTGCTGGCGTCGCGCATGAGCTGAACAACCCGATTTCCTTCGTCTACGCGAACACCCATGCGTTGGAGCGCTATGCGGGCAAGTTCGAGGCCTATTTCGAGAAAGTGCAGGCCGGAGCGGATCGCGAGGCGCTGATCGCCCTGCGAGAGGAGCTGAAGCTCGACCGCGAAATCCGCAACCTGCGTTCGGCCATCGAGGGCGCGCGCGACGGGGCCGAACGGGTGCGCGACATCGTCGAGGATCTGCGGAGGCTGAGTGCCGAAGGCTCTGGCGAGATGGTCGTCTTCGATCTGGTCGAGACCGCGCGGGTGGCGGCGAACTGGGTGCAGCGCGGCTCCAAGGCCGGGGTCGAGATCGCCTTCACCGGCGCGGAGACGCTGCAGGTGCGCGGTCGGCAGGGGCATATCCAGCAGGTCGTGATGAATCTCGTGCAAAATGCGATCGACGCGCTCTCGGGGCTGGAAGAGGGCACCGGCCGGATCGAGGTCGACGCGCGCGTGATGGAGGGGCGCGGGGTGCTGTCGGTTGGCGACAATGGCCCCGGCGTGACCGAGGAGCTGACGCAGGCGATCTTCGATCCGTTCTTCACCACCAAGGCGGTGGGGGCGGGCACGGGGCTGGGCCTCGCGATCAGCCATAAGATCATCGAGGAACATGGTGGGCGTCTGCGGCTCTGCCCGAAAGGGTCGGCGCTGGGCGGGGCCTGTTTCTCCTTCGATCTGGAACTGGGCGAGGGAGCGGAATGA
- a CDS encoding nickel-dependent hydrogenase large subunit gives MTETPRLVVGPFNRVEGDLEVHLDLAGGAVAEARVNSPLYRGFERMLEGKDPRDALTITPRICGICSISQSAAAARALGAAMGLEPTPQGAGMAALIHAVENVSDHLFHFNLFFMPDFIRPVYAGKPWFDRAVSRFTPAEGGAQRAAVAARAELMHILGLMAGKWPHTLAIQPGGVTRAPGSRDKVRIETTLRAFRRYLEEVVFGGSLEAFCAIETVDQLMAWEAGDAGLFLRIAADLDLDRLGRGSGRYMSFGAYPLAEGYGFGRGLWDGSLGAVDFGAITEDLSHAWMLGAQAHPWQGETRPDEAMRDAAYSWCKAPRLNGQTVETGALARQVVDGHPLARALAGGGVLARVAGRLLELARTQAFMEGLAKGIDPGAAFMVQGDLPEAGQGAGLVEAARGALGHWLRIEDGRIASYQIIAPTTWNFSPRDAEGVPGPLEAALVGAPVGEGETTPVSVQHIVRSFDPCMVCTVH, from the coding sequence ATGACAGAGACGCCGCGCCTCGTTGTGGGCCCGTTCAACCGGGTCGAGGGCGATCTGGAAGTGCATCTCGATCTCGCCGGTGGGGCGGTGGCCGAGGCGCGCGTGAACTCGCCGCTCTATCGCGGGTTCGAGCGGATGCTGGAAGGCAAAGACCCGCGCGATGCGCTGACGATCACGCCGCGGATCTGCGGCATCTGCTCGATCAGCCAGTCCGCGGCGGCGGCGCGCGCGCTGGGCGCGGCCATGGGGCTGGAGCCCACGCCGCAGGGCGCGGGTATGGCGGCGCTGATCCATGCGGTCGAGAATGTCTCGGACCACCTGTTCCATTTCAACCTGTTCTTCATGCCCGATTTCATCCGCCCCGTGTATGCAGGAAAACCGTGGTTTGACCGGGCGGTGTCGCGCTTCACCCCCGCCGAGGGCGGCGCGCAGCGCGCGGCGGTCGCGGCACGCGCCGAGCTGATGCATATCCTCGGGCTGATGGCGGGCAAATGGCCCCATACGCTCGCAATCCAGCCGGGCGGCGTGACCCGCGCGCCGGGATCGCGCGACAAGGTGCGCATCGAGACGACGTTGCGCGCTTTCCGGCGGTATCTGGAGGAGGTGGTTTTCGGCGGGTCGCTGGAAGCCTTCTGTGCGATCGAAACCGTCGATCAGCTGATGGCGTGGGAGGCGGGCGATGCGGGGCTGTTCCTGCGCATCGCGGCCGATCTGGATCTGGACCGGCTCGGTCGCGGCTCGGGCCGGTATATGAGCTTCGGAGCCTATCCGCTGGCCGAAGGCTATGGCTTTGGGCGTGGGCTGTGGGACGGGTCCTTGGGCGCGGTCGATTTCGGCGCGATCACGGAAGACCTGAGCCATGCGTGGATGCTGGGGGCGCAGGCCCATCCCTGGCAGGGCGAGACACGGCCCGATGAGGCGATGCGCGACGCCGCCTATAGCTGGTGCAAGGCGCCGCGGCTGAACGGTCAGACGGTGGAGACCGGCGCGCTCGCGCGGCAGGTCGTGGACGGGCATCCGCTGGCGCGTGCGCTGGCGGGCGGCGGCGTTCTGGCGCGGGTTGCAGGGCGGCTCTTGGAACTGGCGCGGACGCAAGCCTTCATGGAGGGGCTTGCGAAAGGCATCGACCCGGGGGCTGCGTTCATGGTGCAAGGCGATCTGCCCGAGGCAGGGCAGGGTGCGGGGCTGGTCGAGGCCGCGCGCGGCGCGCTGGGGCATTGGCTACGGATCGAGGACGGGCGCATCGCCTCCTATCAGATCATCGCGCCGACGACGTGGAATTTCAGCCCGCGCGACGCGGAGGGTGTGCCGGGACCGCTGGAGGCTGCGCTGGTCGGCGCGCCGGTCGGCGAGGGCGAGACCACGCCGGTCTCGGTGCAGCATATCGTGCGCAGTTTCGATCCCTGCATGGTCTGCACGGTGCATTGA